The following coding sequences lie in one Prochlorococcus marinus XMU1419 genomic window:
- a CDS encoding high light inducible protein codes for MTPEAERFNGWAAMLGFVAAVGAYVTTGQIIPGWF; via the coding sequence ATGACTCCTGAAGCAGAACGTTTTAATGGTTGGGCAGCAATGTTAGGTTTCGTAGCTGCTGTTGGCGCATACGTAACAACTGGACAAATTATTCCAGGCTGGTTTTAA